The following are from one region of the Bradyrhizobium septentrionale genome:
- a CDS encoding ABC transporter permease, which translates to MSAKTLRHLIVLALIALWELLPRTGLIPELFLPSLSSTLLAGWNDAAEYGHALAVTLYEVAVSMAFACGGGILLGAIVGSLPRPRLLIMPMVSSLYAVPLVILYPVFTVWLGIGSESKIAFASIYGFLPTMLATAAGIQTIDPQLLLAARSMGATLGQRLVRVIIPAAIPTVLSGLRVGGALVIVGVVVSEMLISSAGIGYLISRYRTILDSPHVFAGVLLVLFMAIAFNTVIRWVERKAAIWQTGTRAGQSAADEVGSGAMQPAT; encoded by the coding sequence ATGAGCGCGAAAACACTTCGCCATCTGATCGTCTTAGCGCTGATTGCGCTGTGGGAGCTGCTGCCGCGCACCGGGCTGATCCCCGAACTGTTCCTGCCGTCGCTGTCCTCCACCCTGCTCGCCGGCTGGAACGACGCCGCCGAATATGGCCACGCGCTCGCGGTGACGCTCTACGAGGTCGCGGTCTCGATGGCGTTCGCCTGCGGCGGCGGCATCCTGCTCGGCGCCATCGTCGGCAGCCTGCCGCGGCCGCGGCTTCTGATCATGCCGATGGTCTCGAGCCTCTATGCCGTACCGCTCGTGATCCTCTATCCCGTCTTCACCGTGTGGCTCGGCATCGGCTCGGAGTCCAAGATCGCCTTTGCCTCGATCTACGGCTTCCTGCCGACCATGCTGGCGACCGCCGCCGGGATTCAGACCATCGACCCGCAACTGCTGCTCGCCGCCCGCAGCATGGGCGCGACGCTGGGCCAGCGCCTGGTCCGCGTCATCATCCCCGCGGCGATACCGACCGTGCTGTCGGGCCTGCGCGTCGGCGGCGCGCTCGTCATCGTCGGCGTGGTGGTCTCGGAGATGCTGATTTCCTCGGCCGGCATCGGCTATCTGATCTCGCGCTACCGCACCATTCTCGACAGTCCGCACGTCTTCGCCGGGGTGCTGCTGGTGCTGTTCATGGCGATCGCCTTCAACACCGTGATCCGCTGGGTCGAGCGCAAGGCCGCGATCTGGCAGACCGGCACGCGCGCCGGCCAGAGCGCCGCCGACGAAGTCGGCTCCGGCGCGATGCAGCCGGCGACGTAA